acaaaggctcattttttccctcacttcaaaaatgaaaattatttcaagcaaggaaaaaggggcaaatagataagaatataagaagaaactataccttggcagcagcagcactcttcgttggatggtagcaccagaaccctcctcctcatctccatcaacgacatcaagagcataaggaaaattcatgcccgcgaaattcggacgccaaggacagaaatctccataacgagcaggaggagtttcacgaggcttgctattttcagaaggacgccaaccgcgtggacccggaatccatccataagcccaaggaccaactacctcaataacagtagcatgccattcataatcatggtcacgcttaatcctttcacgagcaggaaagagtttccgtttagcagatccctcagtaccaggaacatacttcagcttggcatcactcacctcactcaaaagacgaatttcaccacggggagcagcaatattacgaagactaacactccacggcttacggtttctgtgttgacataatccccaaaagaactgttaaaattctgaggagtgtaccactctcctcagcaggatttggaacatagcaggtcatcatagtctctcccttgcttcgcaggtaatttccttcagtgaacgaagataattcccagatagttgtgacacgaacgattatgagtgttcgtggaagagccttcgcgactagccaacacgtcataataaaggagtcacccgacttatataagtgaaacatgagacccgcctcgaaggctccaaccgtagtcaacagatgaaactcgtcaaactgataattagcaaggagctcgtaagtgatatcatcgtcagggtcatagaagcgaacctcaaaatcttgaagttcatttttttccttgaacatctcaagatcaatatgcttgaaagtgactttcttcttaccaactgaaatgctgcatatcacggggacagtttcttcttcgtctatggAATAAGAAGTAgaactcaattccgaagctttccttttagaaggaagatttttagacggatcagctctcaacatagtacccttggagtacttccctttgaaagaaaccgcgggaggaggcggcaaagatttctgcggaggcactgaaggaggagccattgaacgaagaggcggagcatccactatttcagtacgaggaggaggagcccgcgtactcttagagtcatcacgaggaggagcctgcgtactcctagaatcttcacgaggatgagaaggggcgcggttaacagcatacctagatccagaaggacccttaGACACATCCTcattcttagtaggcacaaccttcgcactggaggaagatgaaaccctatgaccccgaggatccgatttcgaagacttgtaaggaccttccccaagtggagatctgtcaggatCTAGACGCGGAGGgaatcttggcggactagacggcgggatttggtaaggagcccgcggacgatcagacatatctacaaggaaacacaaaaacagtttagagaagaatacgagaagatcactaaagatcaaaaaacccataattgatggttcatccggataaacattaaaaaccctaagaactaaaaaatactccatccgactccagggataatactcagatacagactcacagacgttgtaacaaagaacaggggaaagcatatatgcttcgacatgtatgatcttcatcgcaaaaccaagaatacagcagcaggatacaaacgggtagatacatagataaatcaatgatgaacagctaatgaaaaaccccatacctgtagaGAAGAGGaagacaagcaccaaccacagtcgaagaaaggaggatcggagatatcaaaataattgaatgatgttatcttcaaaattgAATGCTagagaaaaagaaataataccCCTTTCAGATGATAATAAATTGAatgatgttatcttcctcacaagaatgatgataataaatgactaaagaagaatagaaaacaagaagagaatgaacactgacaagaagaggataaaagttttttttcacattctctttcctatttatgaagccagagaagacaataactgctcctcgtaccaaggagcagttacggggaagttaatgcaaagtgggaaacgtgtaggactacttttcttcttcaaaattgcaaaatacgcccaagttagaagaagaggggcaaattgtatgtacacctttcatcatccaccacgtgtacagaaagagacacgtggaaggcatgcaaaacgagatatcaaaacatgatagcaagcatctcatcagaagatgccaccggtcagcagatctgacggtcagggacagaggatcacagaggtatgatggttcagaggagcaccagataataccccttgggtgttatcacacccaatcccgaggaagatcccagatcaacggccgagaggaagtttggctgacacagatgtgaccagacaaagagacacttgtctgacacgagcagacatccatctacccgcattaagtaccaaagagatatacacgtgtcaatttGCGCGTGGAAGAGGCGAAGATAATCCTTCGTATTTAAGCTCAGaccgcggcatatgccgaagacctctgcgtaataggcacaaagcacaagaagataagattacaacggcgcctcagaaatggggcccacgttccaaccctataaatacccctctccactaagagaaaaggggtcgaccaattgagagcaattataggagaatataggagagagaattaggaagagtaagtaattcccctacttccgcagacctatgtatactctaaagtcattcgactatctttgtaaccattcaatacatagtgaaacaccaaccacgtggatgtaggccttagtgccgaaccacgtaaatctgtcttatttacatttcagcaccttacattcagcgttaaacttcatatgctttacatttatacttgattcttggtttattcctttatacgaacattatttatgataatattcgactagacaatgacaagcccgaaggcttcgagtcgatgaatcgatataatcatccatGTTAcccatacgacgtacaattttagaattaggATGTGTGCGAATATTGTTtctgaacacgtggatggcttcgtgatttatgtgttcacacctAAACCGAGTTGAATCCCCTTGGCtcatatatatatcatgagacctTAAACCCTAAGCATCCTTACTTCTTTTCCTTCGTAAACAGCTTATCACAAAATGGTTGGTGCCGTCAAAACCAGAAGAAATCTCTTCAAAACGGTATTGTTTGTGTTAATATCAGTTTTTTCATCTTGCAACATCTTGAAACTGGAATTACCAGGAGCTGAGGCAGTGCGGCCATTACAAGGAGATATGACAATGACTACTAAGAAGATTGAGCTCATTACTCTTCATCAACCCTTACAAAGAGCACCAGCTCCGGATCGAGCACCAGAACCAGATCCTGGTACACCAGCTCCGGATCCAGCACCAGTTCCAGATCGTCGTATACCAGTTCCGGATCCTCGTACACCTTCTACTTGTACTAACTTCCCTAGATCGGCGGACGGTGGCCTCTGTCCATTAATGTTATGGAGACCACGAACTTTGCTGGTCTTGAAAACTTTAATGCTGTCATTGCTCCTGCACTGCCCACCAGCAGTTGATTTCTTGTTGATTCTGTCGTTGATATCAACTCCAGCAGTACTACTAATGACGCTGCTGGCCTATGGCCCCAGGCTCAACCTCCGGTGGTTTTGTAACTTTTTTGGGTTCAATTTATTGCTCAGTGATTTTGGTTGCTAAACAAATTTTTCTACCAGTTAATCTTCTTGATTATAATTGCAATGCAAACGATGTTCGGGTATGGACGTCACCAAGGGATCAGTGCGGACCAGATGGTGTGGTCGTCGTTCAAATCCCTAAAGTTGCCTAGCTAAGTAACTATGATCGATTGGTGTGATTAAATAGATAAGTTTGTTATATCTTGATCATCAAATTAAGCTCATGGGAACAATAACAAGTACTCAATAATTCATAAGTTTGGGCATTCTGTTGGCCTGGTCACCCCTTAAAAAACACTTGAATAAACCCGAGGACCCGTTCAAACAATTTTTGTTCTacattttgaatttttcaatctTTGTTGTTGATACTCCTTAATTGTTAGTCGTTCAATTCCGTGTTTTTCCGTTAAAAAAACATTTACTTCTGACTAAAATGGATATACAGGGATTCAATATTCAAACCCCCTtcgctcatatatatatatatatatatatatatatatattgaacatgTTATGTTACTTATGCTCATCCAAACAACCTCAAACCCTATCATTTTAGCTTCGGTTCTTCTCTTCCTTCAAGAAAACTTGTGCTGATTTGATCAAAATGGTTGctgtaaaaacaagaaaaaatctcTTCAAAACGCTAATGTTTATTTTTATATCAGTTTATTATGCATCATGCAATAACTTGAAATTACCTGGAGTTGAGGCAGTAAGGCCATTACAAGGAGATATCAATTACAATAAAAAGATTGAGCTCATTACTCATCATCAGTCCTTACAAAGAGCACCAGTTCCGAATCCTCGTACGCCTTCTTGTTGTACTAACTTCCCTAGAAATAGTGGCTGTAACCGCTGTCCACCAAATAATAATGCCATGACGACCATGAACTTTGCTGGTCTTGACAACTTCAATGCTGTCAACGCTCCTGCACTACCCACAAGCACTTCAGTTCTTGTTGATTCTGTCATTGATAGCCACTCCGACGGTGCTGATGCAGCTGCCTCTGTTGATCAGACTGATTAGAATAAGCATTATGATCCTCATTCctcaagaaaaatatcaaagagcTCAAAGGCGATCATTTCTTCCTCCGATGGTGTATGCCAATGACCCTAATATATGATCTCTTTAATTCATtttattcttttcctttttttctcttgCAAAAAGAGGTATAGCTAAACGTTTATGTAAATTCTTGCAAAAGGAAGAAATTCTGTAATTCttacttcatttttattttattgaatTGATATTAAAAAATTAGCTGGTTTCAAATAATGTAACTATGTATCATGAACACATATTTTTCAAAATCTACACTATGCGACCAAACTTTGCAATTGTGACCCAACTTAGTCCCATGGTCTAAAATCTTCAACCCAAAATATGTCTTTGTGGCACAAAATGGCCCTTAACGAGGATCCCAGTCCCATTAACCAATTTTATATCCACCCCGGCCGTGTCGCCCGTTATTTGGGGTTCATGCTTTTCATaatctcatttttttcttttacctTTCATCCTCGAGAAAACTCCAAGTCTCTCTGCAACCTGCCTGAAATCTTACACTTTGTGTCAAACCGTGATCAGTTGAGCTGTTTGAGGtaattgattgatttaatttgttGTGTTATCTTTTGATTTGATGAATTGCTTAACTTCGAGTACTCAATTTGAAATTTCAGAagtttcatttccttcttctagGGTTTAATAAATTGTCTTATgtatatgtttatcatgtttaacAAAATTAAAGCCTGATCATTCTGCAGTAGAAGATTATTGAAATGGTGATATTGAGAAGCCATAACAGAAGAGAAAAGGAAAGGGATAGGATCAGTGAGTTACCAGAACCCCTCATTCATCACATATTCTCTTTTCTTCCCATTAAATGTGTTGTTTCCACAAGCATTTTATCAAAAACATGGAGGTATAGATGGACATCCATTCCCATCATTGACTTTCGCGATCGCAAGTGTCCTTCTGCTTACACCAAAGAGACCAAAGCATTCATTAGATTTCTAGACAGAGTGTTGTCTTTTCGCCAAGATGTTCATTCACCGAGTATAAAGAAATTCTGTATTTCTTTCGATATTTCTATTGGTAAATCCCTGATTGATGAGTGGATTACTACTGTGCTGGGAAAGAAAGTTGAAGAGCTTGTTCTTAATGATCGTAGAGGTAGTACTTTGCTTCCTCCGGGCCTTTTTAGTTGTGAGTCACTGGCTATATTGGAGATTAGTAAGTCTTATCTCCAGCTTCCGGAATCAGTTTTTTTTCCAAACCTCAAGATCCTTCGActgagtgtttttgtggaaaaagaGCAGGTCATTCAAAGGTTGATTTCCTACTCCCCTATTCTTGAAGAGTTGATTTTGAAAGGGTTTAATTGGCCTATTCAGCATCTAAGTATTTTTTGTCCTAATTTGAAGAGGTTGTTGATTGATTATGCAGTAGATCCAAACTTCGATATCCAGATTAATGCTCCAAATTTACAATCATTCAAATACTCCAGAGTTCTTGCAAAGGATTTTGCTCTGCCTAAATTTTTAACATTGCTTGATGCAGAAATTGTCCTTGCATGTCCAGCAGGTTGTAGGGAAAGGGGTGAACTTGGTCATCTTGCAACGAAGCTTTTCAGTAGTCTTTCTTATGTGAAACATCTAACTATATCTGATTGTAGCTTAAAGCGTCTTTCCTATCAAGATCATTTCCAAAAGAAAATGCTTACATTTCATAATTTAATCCATTTGAAAGTCACGAGTGCAAGATTATATTTTGGATTAGGATGTCGGGATGAGGGTAATCTGCCATGCTGGGTTGTTGGAATACTACTCGACTTTCTTCATATCTCGCCTAATCTGGAGTCACTAATTTTTGCTGAAGGTTTGTGCAGATATGCATCTACCAGTAGTAATGAATGGTCACTAAGTCCAATTCCTCAGTGTTTGTTGCGAAGCCTCAAGTTGATTGAATTTCACGGGGTTTGGGGGAAGCAAGTCGAGAAGGATTTGATAAGATTTTTTCTGAAGAATGCAAAAGTTTTGCAGAAGGTAGAAATTACAATTTTATCATCATATTACAAAAAGAAAGTTTCAGATGAGATAGTGTTGTTTCCTAGAGGCTCAGATGAATGTGTACTTTATGTGTCTTAAAACATTTAGAGAATTAGTTTGTTGAAGCTTTGAGTGTTTTGGAGTCAGCAATTTAAATCTCTTTGTTATGTTACTGAATGAATTGGGTAAAACAGTTGGTGAAGCTCTGGTGAAAGTCTTGGGACCAGTCCGGAGTTTCATTTCTCGCCATGAATTCTAGTTCTCTACAATTAATCCCTCAATCATGTTTCCTttgtctttattttatttttttggtaaagATATGTTGTCTTTAATTTTGGTTTCTTTTTAATCCTTTCTTTAACTTGTTTTCTGACAAACTTATGTTTGTCTTTATAATATTTCATTGTTTCTAGAGTTTCATTTGCCGCCTTTAACTCTCTATCATTATTCCTCCATCCTGATTCCTTCGTTTTAAGTATTGTTTCTCTTATAACATATAAGCATCAaatgttgttgttgtcgattttaAATTTAATGTAGGGAAGGAGATATATAGAGATTTGAAATCAATAGCTTTCTCATTCCTCCTTCAGCAGCAAGACACCCACAAGGAGTTTGAGAAAAGGCCTGCGAAACCAGTTCTTGAACCAAGTTGTTCTCGCAGCTTACCATGGTTTGTACGGCCAACCAGTTCTTGGTCAGATTTTAATTTCTTAGTCTTTTGTTGTGGTCTTTAGTTCTTAGAGTTTACCTTTCATTTctaatttattattttgaacctttCTGATAAACTAGCATCTCTAGTATGATCTGTACATATTATGGTTAATTTTGCATACTTTTAGCATATCTTGAAACAAAATATTCCCTGGGGCTTATTTTTTGAAATAGATTTTTGGGCTTGTTAATATTGCAGTA
The nucleotide sequence above comes from Papaver somniferum cultivar HN1 chromosome 8, ASM357369v1, whole genome shotgun sequence. Encoded proteins:
- the LOC113303664 gene encoding F-box/LRR-repeat protein At4g14103-like isoform X2, with product MVILRSHNRREKERDRISELPEPLIHHIFSFLPIKCVVSTSILSKTWRYRWTSIPIIDFRDRKCPSAYTKETKAFIRFLDRVLSFRQDVHSPSIKKFCISFDISIGKSLIDEWITTVLGKKVEELVLNDRRGSTLLPPGLFSCESLAILEISKSYLQLPESVFFPNLKILRLSVFVEKEQVIQRLISYSPILEELILKGFNWPIQHLSIFCPNLKRLLIDYAVDPNFDIQINAPNLQSFKYSRVLAKDFALPKFLTLLDAEIVLACPAGCRERGELGHLATKLFSSLSYVKHLTISDCSLKRLSYQDHFQKKMLTFHNLIHLKVTSARLYFGLGCRDEGNLPCWVVGILLDFLHISPNLESLIFAEGLCRYASTSSNEWSLSPIPQCLLRSLKLIEFHGVWGKQVEKDLIRFFLKNAKVLQKGRRYIEI
- the LOC113303664 gene encoding F-box/LRR-repeat protein At4g14103-like isoform X1 encodes the protein MVILRSHNRREKERDRISELPEPLIHHIFSFLPIKCVVSTSILSKTWRYRWTSIPIIDFRDRKCPSAYTKETKAFIRFLDRVLSFRQDVHSPSIKKFCISFDISIGKSLIDEWITTVLGKKVEELVLNDRRGSTLLPPGLFSCESLAILEISKSYLQLPESVFFPNLKILRLSVFVEKEQVIQRLISYSPILEELILKGFNWPIQHLSIFCPNLKRLLIDYAVDPNFDIQINAPNLQSFKYSRVLAKDFALPKFLTLLDAEIVLACPAGCRERGELGHLATKLFSSLSYVKHLTISDCSLKRLSYQDHFQKKMLTFHNLIHLKVTSARLYFGLGCRDEGNLPCWVVGILLDFLHISPNLESLIFAEGLCRYASTSSNEWSLSPIPQCLLRSLKLIEFHGVWGKQVEKDLIRFFLKNAKVLQKQQDTHKEFEKRPAKPVLEPSCSRSLPWFVRPTSSWSDFNFLVFCCGL